Below is a window of Dietzia timorensis DNA.
GGCGCGGATTGCCCGCAAGGTCATCCCCAAGCCGACGACGTGGCCCTTCAACGGTGACGGGCTCTATCTACCCGGCGCGTCGGCACCGCAGACGTGGCGCCTCGGGATGCACGCCGACCTGGAGTTGATGATTTTCGGCGATTCCACCGCCGCCGGGCTCGGCGCCTCCTCGCGCGAGGAGCTACCCGGCGTGCTCATCGCCAAAGGGCTCGCAGAGGAGTCCGGACAGTCGGTGCGGTTGTCGACCAAAGCGATCGTCGGCGCCTCCTCGAAAGGCCTGTGGTCGCAGATCGAGGCCATGCAGATCACCGGCGGCAAGCCCGATGTGTCGGTCATCCTCATCGGCGGCAACGACATCACCGCCCGCAACGGTCTCTCCGCCTCCGCCTCGCGCCTCGGTGAGGCGGTCCAAACACTCGTCGATTCGGGGTCGAAGGTCGTCGTCGGCACGTGCCCGGACCTCGGCGTCATCCAGCCCGTGCCGCAGCCGCTGCGCTCGATCATGCACGCATGGAGCCTGCGGCTGGCCGCGCTGCAGGCCCATCAGGTTCGGTCCGCCGGGGGCATCCCGGTTCCCCTTTCCGAAACTCTGACGCCGGAGCTGCGCGATCGCCCGGACCACTTCTTCTCGGCGGACCAGTTCCACCCGAACTCGGCCGGCTACGAGCTCGCGGCCGCGATCCTGCTCCCGCCGACCCTCATCGCGCTCGAGATCTGGGACGAGGACGCCAAAACCGCCGCCGAC
It encodes the following:
- a CDS encoding SGNH/GDSL hydrolase family protein codes for the protein MSTGASDDATMRMLRGVGVAAVAAAGSVGASRGAYELLAAQARIARKVIPKPTTWPFNGDGLYLPGASAPQTWRLGMHADLELMIFGDSTAAGLGASSREELPGVLIAKGLAEESGQSVRLSTKAIVGASSKGLWSQIEAMQITGGKPDVSVILIGGNDITARNGLSASASRLGEAVQTLVDSGSKVVVGTCPDLGVIQPVPQPLRSIMHAWSLRLAALQAHQVRSAGGIPVPLSETLTPELRDRPDHFFSADQFHPNSAGYELAAAILLPPTLIALEIWDEDAKTAADGKVSAGAETADADDATQVEGSTSEDEVDTTATANDGTVVQQLLWRLVHVVRPGDSDDASGADSDSPFDTEVFDSHRERARAEAAADDSAASGSGSHAYRPGPLPEDRNVSADSADAEARRAAGRFFRLSRFRPGGNRSSGVMGEEKAGSGTAAPDTNGSAEETAELHESRGTEPESRADA